A genomic region of Columba livia isolate bColLiv1 breed racing homer chromosome 24, bColLiv1.pat.W.v2, whole genome shotgun sequence contains the following coding sequences:
- the KCNJ5 gene encoding G protein-activated inward rectifier potassium channel 4 isoform X2 produces the protein MAGDSRIFMNQDMDIGVTSREPKKIPKQARDDVPIATDRTRLISAEGKKPRQRYMEKSGKCNVHHGNVQETYRYLSDLFTTLVDLKWRFNLLVFTMVYTITWLFFGFIWWLIAYIRGDLDHLEDENWIPCVENLSGFVSAFLFSIETETTIGYGYRVITEKCPEGIVLLLIQAILGSIVNAFMVGCMFVKISQPKKRAETLMFSNNAVISMRDEKLCLMFRVGDLRNSHIVEASIRAKLIKSKQTKEGEFIPLNQTDINVGFDTGDDRLFLVSPLIISHEINEKSPFWEMSRTQLEKEEFEIVVILEGMVEATALLLLSSARHHPGQDLRELGKTVL, from the coding sequence ATGGCCGGAGATTCTAGGATCTTCATGAACCAGGACATGGACATTGGAGTGACATCCAGAGAGCCCAAGAAGATCCCCAAGCAGGCTCGGGATGACGTCCCCATTGCCACCGACCGAACCCGCCTCATATCAGCAGAAGGTAAGAAGCCACGTCAGCGTTACATGGAGAAAAGCGGCAAGTGCAACGTGCACCACGGAAATGTCCAAGAAACCTATCGGTACCTTAGCGACCTCTTCACGACGCTGGTGGACCTCAAGTGGCGGTTTAATCTTCTTGTCTTCACTATGGTCTACACCATcacttggttgttttttgggttcATATGGTGGCTCATTGCCTATATCCGGGGAGACCTGGACCATCTTGAAGATGAGAACTGGATCCCCTGTGTTGAAAATCTCAGTGGATTTGTTTCTGCGTTTCTGTTTTCTATCGAGACTGAGACAACAATTGGCTATGGCTATAGGGTCATCACGGAGAAATGCCCGGAGGGCATCGTGCTGCTCCTGATCCAGGCTATTCTGGGCTCCATCGTCAACGCGTTCATGGTGGGATGCATGTTCGTCAAGATCAGCCAACCAAAGAAGAGGGCTGAAACCCTCATGTTTTCTAACAACGCAGTGATTTCCATGAGGGATGAGAAGCTCTGTCTCATGTTCCGGGTTGGAGACCTCCGCAACTCCCACATTGTCGAGGCTTCCATTAGAGCCAAACTGATCAAGTCCAAACAGACCAAAGAAGGAGAGTTCATCCCCTTGAACCAAACAGACATCAACGTGGGGTTTGACACTGGAGACGACAGATTGTTCTTGGTGTCGCCTCTTATCATCTCTCACGAAATCAACGAGAAAAGCCCCTTCTGGGAGATGTCCCGCACCcagctggagaaggaggagtTTGAAATTGTTGTCATCCTGGAGGGAATGGTAGAAGCAACAG
- the KCNJ5 gene encoding G protein-activated inward rectifier potassium channel 4 isoform X1, whose protein sequence is MAGDSRIFMNQDMDIGVTSREPKKIPKQARDDVPIATDRTRLISAEGKKPRQRYMEKSGKCNVHHGNVQETYRYLSDLFTTLVDLKWRFNLLVFTMVYTITWLFFGFIWWLIAYIRGDLDHLEDENWIPCVENLSGFVSAFLFSIETETTIGYGYRVITEKCPEGIVLLLIQAILGSIVNAFMVGCMFVKISQPKKRAETLMFSNNAVISMRDEKLCLMFRVGDLRNSHIVEASIRAKLIKSKQTKEGEFIPLNQTDINVGFDTGDDRLFLVSPLIISHEINEKSPFWEMSRTQLEKEEFEIVVILEGMVEATGMTCQARSSYMDTEVLWGHRFTPVLTLEKDFYEVDYNSFHSTYETNTPVCCAKELAESRREGQLIAHLPSATPLSTQTTNEEEGEEEEGREPAEFSGANGTAGEVKEDIAV, encoded by the exons ATGGCCGGAGATTCTAGGATCTTCATGAACCAGGACATGGACATTGGAGTGACATCCAGAGAGCCCAAGAAGATCCCCAAGCAGGCTCGGGATGACGTCCCCATTGCCACCGACCGAACCCGCCTCATATCAGCAGAAGGTAAGAAGCCACGTCAGCGTTACATGGAGAAAAGCGGCAAGTGCAACGTGCACCACGGAAATGTCCAAGAAACCTATCGGTACCTTAGCGACCTCTTCACGACGCTGGTGGACCTCAAGTGGCGGTTTAATCTTCTTGTCTTCACTATGGTCTACACCATcacttggttgttttttgggttcATATGGTGGCTCATTGCCTATATCCGGGGAGACCTGGACCATCTTGAAGATGAGAACTGGATCCCCTGTGTTGAAAATCTCAGTGGATTTGTTTCTGCGTTTCTGTTTTCTATCGAGACTGAGACAACAATTGGCTATGGCTATAGGGTCATCACGGAGAAATGCCCGGAGGGCATCGTGCTGCTCCTGATCCAGGCTATTCTGGGCTCCATCGTCAACGCGTTCATGGTGGGATGCATGTTCGTCAAGATCAGCCAACCAAAGAAGAGGGCTGAAACCCTCATGTTTTCTAACAACGCAGTGATTTCCATGAGGGATGAGAAGCTCTGTCTCATGTTCCGGGTTGGAGACCTCCGCAACTCCCACATTGTCGAGGCTTCCATTAGAGCCAAACTGATCAAGTCCAAACAGACCAAAGAAGGAGAGTTCATCCCCTTGAACCAAACAGACATCAACGTGGGGTTTGACACTGGAGACGACAGATTGTTCTTGGTGTCGCCTCTTATCATCTCTCACGAAATCAACGAGAAAAGCCCCTTCTGGGAGATGTCCCGCACCcagctggagaaggaggagtTTGAAATTGTTGTCATCCTGGAGGGAATGGTAGAAGCAACAG GGATGACTTGCCAGGCTCGCAGCTCCTACATGGACACCGAGGTGCTGTGGGGACATCGCTTCACTCCCGTCCTGACCCTGGAGAAGGATTTTTATGAAGTCGACTACAACAGTTTCCACAGCACGTATGAGACCAACACCCCCGTGTGCTGCGCCAAAGAGCTGGCCGAGTCCCGCCGGGAGGGCCAGCTCATCGCCCACCTCCCCAGCGCCACCCCCCTGAGCACACAGACAACCAACGAGGAAGAGGGCGAGGAGGAAGAAGGCAGAGAGCCAGCAGAATTCAGTGGAGCCAACGGGACAGCGGGAGAGGTGAAAGAAGATATTGCTGTATAA